From the Bos taurus isolate L1 Dominette 01449 registration number 42190680 breed Hereford chromosome 20, ARS-UCD2.0, whole genome shotgun sequence genome, one window contains:
- the FAM169A gene encoding soluble lamin-associated protein of 75 kDa isoform X2, translated as MERNEIPFLCHSSTDYAKILWKKGEAIGFYSVKPTGSTCASFLTQSYQLPVLDTMFVRKKYRGKDFGLHMLEDFVDSFTEDALGLRYPLTSLMYIACNQYFEKYPGDHELLWEVEGVGHWYQRIPITRALQRETLKITAISQNEAKRSTSGEYSLASVPEYEARAEDSQSSEMQLTIDSLKDAFASTSEGHDKTPVSTRTRSSHLKRPKIGKRFQDSEFSSSQGEDEKTPQTSPTASVNKLESTARTSESSEEFLEEEPEQSVIEFEDESSDKDVEPAPETQPGLEKQEGEKESALEPMNGEIIDDTLKTSLITEEEDSTSEVLDEELKLQSFNSSEDSPNLAPLVVDSSQPLEGVAQDKTSHATDSETLLDEGPSDDKGHTEEKLPLVSRKKAHFGSSDNVATIPNEDRSDSAFPNSVIAEFSEESIPENVSPNTTASLEDQGEEGVAEPQESSAALPQSSLIEVELEDVPFSQNAGQKNLSEEQSEASSEQLDQLTQSTEKTVDSSSEEIEVEVPVVDRRNLRRKAKGHKGPAKKKAKLT; from the exons GAAGCACATGTGCCTCGTTTCTTACCCAAAGCTACCAACTGCCAGTTCTGGATACAATGTTTGTAAGAAAGAAATATCGAGGCAAAGACTTTGGGCTTCATATGCTGGAGGACTTTGTTGATTCCTTTACAGAAGATGCACTTGGCTTGCGGTATCCCCTTACCTCTCTCATGTACATAG CTTGCAACCAGTACTTTGAAAAATATCCAGGAGACCATGAACTGCTTTGGGAAGTTGAAGGTGTTGGACACTGGTACCAGAGAATACCAATCACCAGAGCGTTACAAAGAGAAACTCTTAAAATTACAG CAATTTCTCAAAATGAAGCTAAAAGATCTACATCTGGAGAATACAGTCTTGCCTCTGTTCCAGAATATGAAGCTAGAGCTGAAGACAGTCAGTCTAGTGAGATGCAGCTAACT ATTGATTCTCTAAAAGATGCCTTTGCAAGTACTTCTGAAG gtcaTGATAAAACACCTGTTTCCACTCGTACTCGAAGTAGCCATCTAAAGCGGCCAAAGATTGGAAAGCGGTTTCAGGATTCCGAGTTTAGTAGTTCTCAAGGGGAAGATGAAAAGACTCCTCAGACTTCTCCCACAGCTTCAGTGAACAA ATTGGAGTCTACTGCACGCACCTCAGAGAGCTCAGAAGAATTCTTGGAAGAAGAACCCGAACAGAGTGTGATTGAATTTGAGGATGAAAGTAGTGATAAAGATGTTGAACCAGCACCAGAAACCCAGCCAGGCCTGGAAAAGCAAGAAGGTGAAAAG GAATCTGCATTAGAGCCTATGAATGGTGAGATAATAGATGATACTCTTAAGACTTCACTCATAACAGAAGAGGAGGACTCTACTAGTGAAGTTTTAGATGAAGAATTAAAATTGCAGTCTTTTAATTCCAGTGAAGACTCTCCGAATCTTGCTCCACTGGTGGTAGACTCTTCACAACCCCTTGAGGGTGTTGCACAGGATAAG ACTTCACATGCAACTGACTCAGAAACGTTGCTAGATGAAGGTCCGTCTGATGACAAGGGGCACACCGAAGAGAAGCTGCCTCTAGTTTCAAGAAAGAAAGCACATTTTGGGAGTTCAGACAATGTGGCTACTATCCCAAATGAAGACCGGTCCGACAGCGCTTTTCCAAACTCTGTGATTGCTGAATTTTCTGAGGAATCGATCCCTGAAAATGTGTCACCCAACACTACTGCCTCATTGGAAGACCAGGGTGAGGAGGGGGTTGCCGAGCCCCAGGAATCATCTGCAGCTCTGCCTCAGAGCTCTCTGATAGAGGTTGAACTTGAAGATGTGCCGTTTTCACAGAATGCAGGACAGAAGAACCTGTCAGAGGAGCAGTCTGAAGCATCTTCTGAGCAATTGGATCAGTTGACACAATCAACAGAAAAGACTGTGGACAGCAGCTCCGAGGAGATAGAAGTGGAAGTGCCTGTGGTTGACAGGCGGAATTTGAGAAGAAAGGCCAAAGGGCATAAAGGACCCGCAAAGAAGAAAGCCAAGCTGACCTGA
- the FAM169A gene encoding soluble lamin-associated protein of 75 kDa isoform X3: MFVRKKYRGKDFGLHMLEDFVDSFTEDALGLRYPLTSLMYIACNQYFEKYPGDHELLWEVEGVGHWYQRIPITRALQRETLKITAISQNEAKRSTSGEYSLASVPEYEARAEDSQSSEMQLTIDSLKDAFASTSEGHDKTPVSTRTRSSHLKRPKIGKRFQDSEFSSSQGEDEKTPQTSPTASVNKLESTARTSESSEEFLEEEPEQSVIEFEDESSDKDVEPAPETQPGLEKQEGEKESALEPMNGEIIDDTLKTSLITEEEDSTSEVLDEELKLQSFNSSEDSPNLAPLVVDSSQPLEGVAQDKTSHATDSETLLDEGPSDDKGHTEEKLPLVSRKKAHFGSSDNVATIPNEDRSDSAFPNSVIAEFSEESIPENVSPNTTASLEDQGEEGVAEPQESSAALPQSSLIEVELEDVPFSQNAGQKNLSEEQSEASSEQLDQLTQSTEKTVDSSSEEIEVEVPVVDRRNLRRKAKGHKGPAKKKAKLT; this comes from the exons ATGTTTGTAAGAAAGAAATATCGAGGCAAAGACTTTGGGCTTCATATGCTGGAGGACTTTGTTGATTCCTTTACAGAAGATGCACTTGGCTTGCGGTATCCCCTTACCTCTCTCATGTACATAG CTTGCAACCAGTACTTTGAAAAATATCCAGGAGACCATGAACTGCTTTGGGAAGTTGAAGGTGTTGGACACTGGTACCAGAGAATACCAATCACCAGAGCGTTACAAAGAGAAACTCTTAAAATTACAG CAATTTCTCAAAATGAAGCTAAAAGATCTACATCTGGAGAATACAGTCTTGCCTCTGTTCCAGAATATGAAGCTAGAGCTGAAGACAGTCAGTCTAGTGAGATGCAGCTAACT ATTGATTCTCTAAAAGATGCCTTTGCAAGTACTTCTGAAG gtcaTGATAAAACACCTGTTTCCACTCGTACTCGAAGTAGCCATCTAAAGCGGCCAAAGATTGGAAAGCGGTTTCAGGATTCCGAGTTTAGTAGTTCTCAAGGGGAAGATGAAAAGACTCCTCAGACTTCTCCCACAGCTTCAGTGAACAA ATTGGAGTCTACTGCACGCACCTCAGAGAGCTCAGAAGAATTCTTGGAAGAAGAACCCGAACAGAGTGTGATTGAATTTGAGGATGAAAGTAGTGATAAAGATGTTGAACCAGCACCAGAAACCCAGCCAGGCCTGGAAAAGCAAGAAGGTGAAAAG GAATCTGCATTAGAGCCTATGAATGGTGAGATAATAGATGATACTCTTAAGACTTCACTCATAACAGAAGAGGAGGACTCTACTAGTGAAGTTTTAGATGAAGAATTAAAATTGCAGTCTTTTAATTCCAGTGAAGACTCTCCGAATCTTGCTCCACTGGTGGTAGACTCTTCACAACCCCTTGAGGGTGTTGCACAGGATAAG ACTTCACATGCAACTGACTCAGAAACGTTGCTAGATGAAGGTCCGTCTGATGACAAGGGGCACACCGAAGAGAAGCTGCCTCTAGTTTCAAGAAAGAAAGCACATTTTGGGAGTTCAGACAATGTGGCTACTATCCCAAATGAAGACCGGTCCGACAGCGCTTTTCCAAACTCTGTGATTGCTGAATTTTCTGAGGAATCGATCCCTGAAAATGTGTCACCCAACACTACTGCCTCATTGGAAGACCAGGGTGAGGAGGGGGTTGCCGAGCCCCAGGAATCATCTGCAGCTCTGCCTCAGAGCTCTCTGATAGAGGTTGAACTTGAAGATGTGCCGTTTTCACAGAATGCAGGACAGAAGAACCTGTCAGAGGAGCAGTCTGAAGCATCTTCTGAGCAATTGGATCAGTTGACACAATCAACAGAAAAGACTGTGGACAGCAGCTCCGAGGAGATAGAAGTGGAAGTGCCTGTGGTTGACAGGCGGAATTTGAGAAGAAAGGCCAAAGGGCATAAAGGACCCGCAAAGAAGAAAGCCAAGCTGACCTGA